The following DNA comes from Triticum aestivum cultivar Chinese Spring chromosome 3D, IWGSC CS RefSeq v2.1, whole genome shotgun sequence.
TGAGAACCTGTATAAAAGGGGGCGTAGTACAGGTGCGGCTGCATAGGCACACACCAGCCTAGTAGCATTGGAGAGCAGCAGATAGAGAACCAGCTAGCAGCAATGGGCAGGCAGGATGTTGCTTCCATGTTTGCCGTTGCTCTCTTCCTCGGAGCATTCGCTTCTGTTCCTACAAGTACGTACATTCTCTCATGTTCTTGTATTTTTCTAGTATCTGCTTTGCATGCATCCAACTACTATGAGTGTGGTCAcgaggcaaagcaaatccatggagccGTTGAAGAGTTCCTCTCGTCCCAAGGTTTTTAAGAAATTTGAGTGGACACAAACATTTTTGTTCAAAAAACTGCAGTGCATGTGCAGAGGAATTCTTGTAAAAGGATTCCAATGACATTCTTATAGTATAAATCCTACGAGGTTTCGTATCACAAATCAAACATGTGAATTATTTAAGGCGACGCATGTACCACTTGGAGATATCATAACATGTGTACGATTCAATGGATGGTAGTCCTCCACGTCAACTCCTAGGATAGCTAAACGGATATGGCACTATTATCCGCATGCAGGTGTGCACTCCATCGGCGTGTGCTACGGCGTGATCGCCAACAACCTCCCGCCGGCGAACGAGGTGGTGCAGCTCTACAGGTCCAAAGGCATCACCGGCATGCGCATCTACTTCGCCGACGCCAATGCCCTCTCGGCGCTCCGCAACTCCGGCATCAGCCTCATCCTCGACGTCGGCAACGACCAGCTCGCCAACCTCGCCGCGAGCACCTCCAACGCGGCGTCCTGGGTCCAGAAAAACGTCCGGCCATACTACCCGGCCGTGAACATCAAGTACATCGCGGCCGGCAACGAGGTCCAGGGCGGCGCCACGCAGAGCATCGTGCCGGCCATGCGCAACCTCAACGCGGCCCTCTCCGCGGCTGGGCTCGGCGCCATCAAGGTGTCCACCTCCATCCGGTTCGACGAGGTGGACAAGTCCTTTCCGCCCTCCGACGGCGTGTTCAAGAATGCCTACATGACGGACGTGGCCCGGCTCCTGGCGAGCACGGGCGCGCCGCTGCTGGCCAACGTGTACCCCTACTTCGCCTACAAGCGTGACCCGCAGAACATCAAGCTCAACTACGCGACGTTCCGGCCGGGACCCACGGTGCGGGACGACAAGAACGGGCTGACCTACACGTGCCTGTTCGACGCGATGGTGGACGCCGTGGTCGCCGCCCTGGAGAAGGCCGGGGCGCCGGCGGTGAGGGTGGTGGTGTCCGAGAGCGGGTGGCCTTCGGCGAGCGGGTTCGCGGCGACGGCCGACAACGCGAGGGCGTACAACCAGGGGCTGATCGACCACGTCGGCGGGGGCACACCGAAGAGGCGCGGCGCACTGGAGACGTACATCTTCGCCATGTTAAACGAGAACTTCAAGAGAGGGGAGCTGGTGGAGAAGCACTTCGGGCTGTTCAACCCGGACAAGTCGCCGGCGTACCCCATCCGGTTCAAGTGATCCAGTCTAGTCTAGTCTAGCTAGCTTACACGTATGCGTACCTAGGTCTTCAATAAGCAGCACGTACGTACACACGTTTGACACGTACGTACATCGATCCATGGGAGAGGGAAACCAATGACTTCCTGTTCCTGGTGGTGTTACATCATCATATGAATAAAGAGATGGAAGCAGTTATGATTTTGTGATCCATATGCTTCCAGCCATGTTGTAACGTGCGCCTGCCTCGGCCACGATCGATGAGTCCACTATGCCGGCCACTCGATCGCGCGCTCGCCGTTCCGTCGGGTCAAAGGGACTTCCGTTGCGTGCGCGCTCACCCACGTACGTGATGGGTCTCACCGTTTCTTTAGTGGAATTATTTCGCACGAGCTGACGACGGAACCAACAGCAATCGCGACGATAATGAGATCGACGTCTTCGTGAACCGGGACTGGCACGCGCCGTCGTCTTAAGTTTGCCGTACGTGGCCCGCGTCGCCCACCTGAGCCGACGTATCTAACAAGAGTGTATGGTTGCATGTTTCACGTACGTGGGCAAAGATCATTCCTGAGGGGGCATCCGAACAGGCGCAAGGGCATCTTCAACACGTACCCTAGAACACACATATTGTAAAAACTAGGTTAACCGTATGCTTCTACTAGGGACGGATTCATGTTAATATAGGCACCAGGGATACAAGGTTGTTATGTCGTGGATTGACCTCCAAGTCATACCTCAACAACATAACCAATTACATGTTTATCTATAAGGCTAACTAACTTATCTCTAACGGTTTATACAATACCGTATGATACATATTTCAACACTTCCCCTCAATCACAACTATCCAAGTTGAGATTGTGTCTAAAAGATGCTAACTGCTGCACTGACAGTGGTTTAGTAAAACCATCTGCAACTTGGTCTCTAGTAGGTATAAACCTGATGTTCAATTGTTTGTTGGCTACTCTTTCACGAACAAAGTGATAATCAATCTCTATATGCTTTGTTCTGGCATGGAAAATGGGGTTACCGGACAAGTATgtggcaccaagattatcacaTCATAGAGATGCTGCCCGTGGGTGTGGAACACCTAATTCTGTCAACATATTTTGCACCCATATAACTTTAGCAGTGGCATTTGCTAGTCCTTTATATTCAGCTTCTGTGCTTGATCTGGATACAGTAGCCTGCTTACGAGCACTCCAAGAAACTAGATTGCTACCCAAAAATACTGCAAAACCACCTGTTGATCTCCTATCATCAGGGcaccctgcccagtctgcatctgagAAGACACTTACTAGCATAGAGTCTGACTTACCAAGCTTAAGCCCATGGCCCTTCGTTGCTTGGAGATACCTGAGTATTTTTTCACAACTGTAAAGTGTACACTAGTAGGAGCATGCAAGAATTGACAGACTTTATTTACTGAGTATGATATATCTGGTCTAGTCAATGTTAAATACTGTAGAGCTCCTACAATGCTTCTGTACTTGGTAGAGTCCGCTGGCTCAAGCTCCTTTCCATCATGAAGGGACAATTTCTCACAAGTGGACAACGGTGTGGGTGATGGCTTACAACCCTGCATACCTAATCTCTGGAGTATGTCCTGCACATATTTCTCTCGTGATAGCACAATACCATTTTGCATATATTTTACCACAATGCCAAGGAAGTAGTGGAGATCACCTAAATCCTTGAGAGCAAAGTCCATGCGCAAATCCTTAAGAAGAGCTTCAATTGCTTGGGAAGATGAGCTTgtgacaattatatcatcaacataaataagcatATAAATAGTGACCCCATTGCGACGATAAAAGAACAAAGGaatgtgttgaggatatagaccttagagtcacccgccaggaggggccgggttactcatatggtcattgccagaagcccggtgctaagcttgaagatgatgggccgaagatgggcttaagacccggatacggcttaaggcccgtagttacaatcattgttatggtagaaCTTATAGTGTAAGGCAAGAACAGTTGAGAGTCCTTGTCAAGTTTGCAAACATGTTGTGGTAGGCGTGGATGCTAATATCCAGGAGGTTGCCGCATAAACACTTGCTCTTTCAGAACACCATGCAAGAACACGTTCTTCACATCTAGCTGCTGCATGCACCAATTTATAGATACTACAACTGAAAGGATTATTCTGATAGTGGCAGCTTTGACTACAGGGCTAAAAGTGTCCTCGTAGTTAATACCATACCTCTGTTTAAACCCTTTTACAACCAAACGAGCTTTGTACCTGTCAATGGTGCCGCCAGACTTTCTTTttaccttgtagacccacttacagtcAATCACATTTCTGCCATTGGCAGGAGGCACCCGTCGCCATGTTTTGTTTTCCATAAGAGCAGCATACTCTTCATCCATAGCAGCTTTCCATCTAGACTCACCAAGAGCCTCATCCAGAGTTTGTGGTTCACCTGTAGCACATAAAGAACCCCAGCGAACACAGCCATCTTTGTAAACTTTTGGTTTAGTAATACTGCTTTTAGACCTGGTATGACGTGATTCAGGCGGACGTGGAGCTGGCCGCGAGATTTGCTGTTGAAGGCGATTTTGCTTAGGTGAGATGTCGGATCCACCAGCCGCAGAAAGATCCGCCTCGATCCACGTGCAGCAAGTTAGGCGACAGCAGCCGGGCGTCCTCCCCAGAACTGCCATCTGGCAGTTCCTGAGAGGCTGCATGCGCGGGTGCAGAGGAGGGCGCACTACCGCCCGTGTGCAGCGCCCCACTCGCCTCTGGTGTGGGAGAGGGCCGACCAAACCCGCCTGACGCTGGCGCCGATCCCGGAGGGGATGCGCCTGGTGCGGCTGCAACGCGCGATCCCGAGGAAGGACTTCCACCAGAATCAGCGTCGGGATCGATGCCCGGATCCTCTGTGTCACCATCTGTTTGCTGCATAAAATCAAAAGAATTTTCGCCGATTTCTTCGCCAATTTCCTGCACACTTGCAACAGGGTTGTGAGACATAGACATATGATCATAATCTACTCCTCCCCCTGGTAGAAGACTCGGCATAGGTAGAAGGTGAGATGAAAGGAGGACTAATTCTTCGTGCGGGCCGTAAACACTAGAGCCCACGGCAGCCGCTTCCCAGCAAGCTTCTTCGGCTTCGGGGGAGCCTTGGTGGCGACGGTGGTTGGTTCCGATGTAAGTCGTAGGCACAGACAACCTTTGGCTTTTGCCCAGCGGTAGAGACATGCACAAGAGGGACGACTTGAGGGGTAGACGGAGCTGCAGGGAGGCTGGTGGTCGCATGGAGGATGCCTTTCATGGCTGACGGCGGTCGCAACTGCAGGAAACGTGGCCGGGAAAAGATCCTGCGCGGATGATTGACTTGACGGCGGTCGTTTTTTGGTAGTACGGTAGGTTGAACCTAAATATGGGTTATGGATAGCAAAATTTAAGCAGTTACCAATTTTTTTGCGTCCATGCAAATTTAAgcactcatacatacgcgcatacactcacccctatgaagaCACCATGCATGCGGATTTTGGTGTACTATTGGAGACGTtttttgcaaaagaaaaaaattcaggAATTATTATTTTTAGTCTTTGAGGCCAATTCCTCCCCCTCGCTCGCCGGACCTTCTCTGCTCGCCGCCGTAGCAAACATTCCACCTGCAGCCGCCTACATGCTACATCCACACTCTTACCGCTGCCCCTACTCCTATGCCACCGCCTCGGGCACGCCAATACGCCACCACTGTCCGGCCGAACCCTCATCAGGCTCCCGCCAGTCGGAGCTACCGCCCTTCGCCAGGCGCGTCCTCGGTCTCATTTTTCGGGAGACCACACAACCGACGGTGGATAGATGCTGGATTGTGGGCACGCTCCCGGTGCCATGCCTCCGCGGTGCCATTTCCAAGCTCACCACAGGAGTCCTCGGCGACCCCGCCCGCCTCGGATGGATGGGCCGCCGCCCCCCATGATCCCGCTTCCACACCTGACCCAGCGCTCTCTCTCCTCGTGCCTACCTATGGCCTCCCCATCCCACTGACAGCAAATGGTGGTGACTCGGATGTATAGGGCGAAGGATGGCGGGTAGTCGTGCGTGGCAACCGCCTTCCCACTTCGAGCTCTTGGCCCCAAAGGTCCAAACTTACTAGCTACTCTGCAATGGCACCCAGTAGCCAGAGTATGTGATTAGAAATTCCTCACTGGTTCTGGTACAACATCAGCTAGTACTGCCACTGCTATAATACCTTTCTCTGTGGTGATTTGAGCATCTATGGCATTTTTTTGTGTTTGTTGAtatcaaggttttggttaccgaatgcGGGATTTTTACCCAGGGTGACCAGTAAACGTGGTTACCATAGTTACCACGAAATTTGAATGAAATTTATAATTTAATTTTGaatccaattttttttaaaaatagatATAGGTAGCACTTGAACTTATGCTTATCATAAAAGAGCTACTAGCTGAGTAGAACGTTGTCTACGCAAGTGCTGTGAGGTGCTGCCATACTTTACTATTCATTGAGCATTTGAATTCAACTAATTCAAaaagtttgattttttttcctcGAAATGACCATTTACCGAGGGATGGCCGAAATATGTGGTAACCATGGTAAATCCTAAAATTTTAAGCGGTAACAAAAACTCTGGTTTGATATATGTCGTATGTTCTTTTCAGCATATCATGTTCAATTAATCAGTTGGACGCTTGATTATAGCTGTTGGTGTGCCCTTGGCTGGGTTACCCGATTGCATCATGAGACTGTCTTCAGTTTCCCATCTATTGTTAGCACTTTGTCCAAAGTGATTTTTATTAGCTTAAGGGGGCCTAAACTTCTGAAATTGGTTCTTACCATGCTGCTTTCTAGTTACTGATCAGTGGATGCACCATTTTGTGCCTACTGTGCGAATCCATTTTAGTTTATTCAGTTCGCACGACAGCAATGAAACATGTCAAAGGCTCAAAGCTATGTACAATGAAATGATTTTGAAATTGCTTAATATGGACATAAAGCTAAACACATCTTCTGAATGAGTTAGAATAAATGAATAAACAACATCCATTGATTTAGAACCGTCATAGCCAGCGAACATTCGCTGGGAGGCATGGCATTTGCCAACATTTTTTGTGGCAAGTTACTTGTCGGAGGGTGGCCAATTTTGGCAGAACAAGGATTTGTTGCAAAATTTGTGTGTTTGCTTGAAGAAATTGCCATGCTCTGCACAGTATTCTTACGGTGAAAAACGTTTGTTTTGCTATCCTGTCCCAGCGAACGTTCGCTGAATAACATCACGATTGATTTATGCAGAGGCCAGTGGTTTAATCTCCTTTCCGGAAAAAAAATCCAGCATGGGTTAGAAGTTAGAAGACACCTGCAATATCGTTTGGGTATGAGCTTATAGCTTGATGTTTTCAGGTTCAAACTCTCTATTGGAAATTAGACACCCAAGATGGGGTGTGTCAGGACATAGTGAAGGCCAGATACTAACGAAACCATTCTGTTGCTTCTGTTACGCCCCGTTTTTCGGACTCCCCGTGTTGGAAAAACTTGTTGAAAATCAAAGAAGTTTATATGGCTGGGAGGAAAATGGATACCAAAGTCTGGGAACATAACTAGACTATGGAAAGACTCCATTAATGGGCTGACCCTGTTTATGGAACAGTTTCCTCGCTTATTTAGTATATGCACGGACCAAGAGTGCACGGTGAACTGCCTACCTAGGGTGGACAGGAATACCTTCTTTAGAAGAAGGCTTGACCCTGAGCTTGTGGGTCACTGGGAGTCAATTTGTAACATGGTGAATGACCTGGGGCTCACACAGGAGAGTGATATTGTTTACTGGGGGCTGAATAAAACAGCTCGATATACTACTAAATCGATGTACAGGTGGTTGGAGAAGCCCCTTAGTGGGTGTAATTTCAAATGGATTTGGGAGGCAAAACTTCCTCTTAAAATCCAAATTTTCCTATGGCAGATGTTCCAGAATGCCATTCTTACCAGGCAGGTGATGAGATCTCGC
Coding sequences within:
- the LOC123080648 gene encoding glucan endo-1,3-beta-glucosidase GII, with amino-acid sequence MGRQDVASMFAVALFLGAFASVPTSVHSIGVCYGVIANNLPPANEVVQLYRSKGITGMRIYFADANALSALRNSGISLILDVGNDQLANLAASTSNAASWVQKNVRPYYPAVNIKYIAAGNEVQGGATQSIVPAMRNLNAALSAAGLGAIKVSTSIRFDEVDKSFPPSDGVFKNAYMTDVARLLASTGAPLLANVYPYFAYKRDPQNIKLNYATFRPGPTVRDDKNGLTYTCLFDAMVDAVVAALEKAGAPAVRVVVSESGWPSASGFAATADNARAYNQGLIDHVGGGTPKRRGALETYIFAMLNENFKRGELVEKHFGLFNPDKSPAYPIRFK